One genomic segment of Streptococcus salivarius includes these proteins:
- the uvrB gene encoding excinuclease ABC subunit UvrB, with protein sequence MIDRKEDNQFHLVSKYEPSGDQPQAIEALVDNIEGGEKAQILKGATGTGKTYTMSQVIQRVNKPTLVIAHNKTLAGQLYGEFKEFFPDNAVEYFVSYYDFYQPEAYVPSSDTYIEKDSSVNDEIDKLRHSATSALLERNDVIVVASVSCIYGLGSPKEYADSAVSLRPGQEISRDKLLNDLVDIQFERNDIDFQRGKFRVRGDVVEIFPASRDEHAFRVEFFGDEIDRICEIESLTGRNLGEVEHLVLFPATHFMTNEEHMEEAIKNIMEEMEAQVKQFEAEGKLIEAQRIRQRTEYDVEMLREMGYTNGVENYSRHMDGRKEGEPPFTLLDFFPEDFLIMIDESHMTMGQIKGMYNGDQARKKMLVDYGFRLPSALDNRPLRREEFESHVHQIVYVSATPGDYEMEQTETVVEQIIRPTGLLDPEVEVRPTMGQMDDLLGEINARTEKGERVFVTTLTKKMAEDLTDYLKEMGVKVKYMHSDIKTLERTEIIRDLRLGVFDVLIGINLLREGIDVPEVSLVAILDADKEGFLRNERGLIQTIGRAARNSEGHVIMYADKITESMQKAMDETARRREIQMAYNKEHGIVPQTIKKEIRDLISITKANEAEVAEDTVDYSAMNKKERREAIKKLQKQMHEAAELLDFELAAQIRDMVLELKSMD encoded by the coding sequence ATGATAGATAGAAAAGAAGATAATCAATTCCATTTGGTTTCTAAATATGAACCTTCTGGGGATCAACCTCAGGCCATCGAAGCCTTGGTGGATAATATTGAAGGTGGTGAGAAGGCTCAAATTCTAAAGGGGGCGACAGGGACAGGTAAGACCTATACCATGAGTCAGGTCATCCAGCGCGTCAATAAACCAACCTTGGTTATCGCCCACAATAAAACTTTGGCAGGTCAGCTTTATGGAGAGTTCAAGGAGTTCTTCCCAGACAATGCTGTGGAATACTTCGTTTCCTACTATGATTTCTATCAGCCAGAGGCCTATGTACCATCATCAGATACCTATATCGAAAAAGATAGCTCTGTAAACGATGAAATTGATAAACTCCGTCACTCAGCGACATCGGCCCTCCTTGAGCGTAATGATGTTATCGTTGTGGCTTCCGTTTCTTGTATTTACGGTTTGGGTTCGCCAAAAGAATATGCCGATTCAGCGGTTAGCCTTCGTCCAGGTCAGGAAATTTCTCGAGATAAGTTGCTAAATGATCTGGTTGATATCCAGTTTGAGCGAAATGACATTGATTTCCAACGTGGGAAATTCCGTGTACGTGGTGATGTAGTCGAAATTTTCCCGGCTAGCCGTGATGAACATGCCTTTCGTGTCGAATTTTTCGGTGATGAGATTGACCGCATCTGTGAGATTGAAAGTTTGACAGGACGCAATCTCGGCGAGGTTGAGCACCTTGTTCTTTTCCCGGCGACTCACTTTATGACCAATGAAGAGCATATGGAAGAAGCCATCAAGAATATTATGGAAGAAATGGAAGCTCAGGTTAAGCAATTTGAAGCTGAGGGTAAGCTCATCGAGGCTCAACGTATCCGCCAAAGGACAGAATACGATGTTGAAATGCTTCGTGAGATGGGCTACACCAATGGTGTCGAAAACTACTCACGCCATATGGATGGTCGTAAAGAAGGCGAGCCACCTTTCACCTTGCTTGATTTCTTCCCAGAAGATTTCCTCATCATGATTGATGAAAGCCACATGACAATGGGGCAGATTAAGGGAATGTATAACGGAGACCAGGCTCGTAAGAAGATGTTGGTTGATTACGGTTTCCGTTTACCATCGGCTCTTGATAACCGTCCACTTCGACGTGAAGAATTTGAGAGTCATGTTCATCAGATTGTCTATGTGTCTGCCACTCCAGGGGACTATGAGATGGAGCAAACTGAGACTGTCGTTGAGCAAATCATCCGTCCGACAGGGCTCCTTGATCCAGAAGTCGAAGTGCGTCCAACTATGGGACAAATGGATGACCTCCTTGGTGAAATCAATGCCCGAACTGAAAAAGGCGAGCGTGTCTTCGTAACCACTTTGACTAAGAAGATGGCTGAAGACTTGACTGACTATCTCAAGGAAATGGGTGTCAAGGTCAAATACATGCACTCTGACATTAAGACTTTGGAACGTACTGAGATTATCCGTGACCTACGTTTGGGTGTCTTTGATGTTCTTATCGGTATTAATCTGCTCCGTGAAGGGATTGACGTTCCTGAAGTTAGTCTGGTTGCTATTTTGGATGCTGATAAGGAAGGTTTCCTTCGTAACGAACGTGGACTTATCCAAACGATTGGACGTGCTGCCCGAAACAGCGAAGGGCACGTTATCATGTATGCGGATAAAATTACGGAGTCTATGCAAAAAGCCATGGATGAAACAGCTCGACGTCGTGAAATCCAGATGGCCTATAATAAGGAGCATGGCATTGTTCCACAAACGATTAAGAAAGAAATTCGTGACCTTATTTCGATTACCAAGGCTAATGAAGCAGAAGTGGCAGAGGATACTGTGGACTACAGTGCCATGAACAAGAAAGAACGCCGAGAAGCCATCAAAAAACTTCAAAAACAAATGCACGAAGCAGCAGAACTTCTTGACTTTGAATTGGCGGCTCAAATCCGTGATATGGTGCTAGAACTGAAGAGTATGGATTAG
- a CDS encoding 8-oxo-dGTP diphosphatase, with protein sequence MSRSQATILTNMCLIEDDHGNIVMQIRDPKRYSWSGAALPGGHIEAHEGLVESVIREVKEETGLTIKNPKLVGMKHWYTTEDERYLVFLYRTSDFEGDIHSTEEGEVRWVAREDVPKMELAYDMLNLLHVFEEDQLSELFYRERLENDFIREFW encoded by the coding sequence ATGTCACGTTCACAAGCTACTATTCTGACCAACATGTGTCTTATCGAAGATGACCATGGAAATATTGTCATGCAAATTCGCGATCCCAAGCGTTATTCTTGGTCGGGTGCTGCCCTACCTGGTGGTCATATTGAAGCACACGAGGGGCTAGTGGAGTCAGTTATTCGTGAGGTCAAGGAAGAAACTGGATTGACCATTAAAAATCCTAAATTGGTTGGTATGAAGCATTGGTACACGACAGAAGACGAGCGTTATCTCGTTTTCCTCTATAGAACTTCAGACTTTGAAGGAGACATTCATTCGACAGAAGAGGGAGAAGTCCGTTGGGTTGCCAGGGAGGACGTACCTAAGATGGAGCTGGCCTATGACATGCTCAACCTCCTGCACGTGTTTGAAGAGGATCAACTCTCTGAACTTTTCTATCGTGAGCGTCTTGAAAATGACTTTATCCGAGAATTTTGGTAA
- a CDS encoding transporter substrate-binding domain-containing protein: MKTWKKLLLGFAGIFALTTLAACSSSKDTLEKVKDKGTLTVALNPHFAPFEFKTIQNGKDTIVGADVEIAKAIADELGVKVKFSEMSFDNVLANVQSGKADIAISGISATEERQKIFDFSDTYYESETVLVVKKDATGTYKQTGDFAKKSVAVQKGSIQENIAKANLSDANVVSLAQPGEAINELKSGQVEGVVLEKAIAQGYVDQNSDLAVSDIALKSDSKDAYAVAMPKGSDKLKAKVNKVIAKLKKEGKIDRYVQDAYALSLKSSTK, from the coding sequence ATGAAAACATGGAAAAAACTTTTGTTGGGGTTTGCAGGGATCTTTGCTTTGACGACTTTAGCAGCTTGTTCTTCGTCGAAGGACACTTTGGAAAAGGTGAAAGATAAAGGAACTTTGACAGTTGCTCTTAATCCTCACTTTGCTCCTTTTGAATTCAAGACAATCCAAAATGGTAAGGATACGATTGTTGGAGCTGATGTCGAAATTGCTAAGGCTATTGCAGATGAGCTTGGTGTAAAAGTCAAATTCTCTGAAATGTCTTTTGATAATGTCTTGGCCAATGTTCAATCTGGTAAGGCAGACATTGCCATTTCAGGAATCTCAGCTACTGAAGAACGTCAAAAAATCTTTGATTTCTCAGATACCTACTATGAGTCTGAAACAGTTCTTGTTGTTAAAAAAGATGCGACAGGAACTTACAAACAAACCGGTGATTTTGCTAAAAAATCTGTAGCCGTTCAAAAAGGTTCTATTCAAGAAAACATCGCCAAAGCCAACTTGTCAGATGCTAATGTGGTATCCTTGGCACAACCTGGTGAAGCTATCAATGAATTGAAATCTGGTCAAGTTGAAGGAGTGGTTCTTGAAAAAGCCATTGCACAAGGTTATGTAGATCAAAACAGTGATTTAGCTGTGTCAGACATTGCGCTCAAGTCTGATTCAAAAGATGCCTATGCTGTCGCAATGCCTAAAGGAAGCGATAAGCTAAAAGCAAAGGTTAATAAGGTTATCGCTAAACTCAAAAAAGAAGGTAAGATTGACAGATATGTTCAAGATGCCTATGCTCTTTCACTTAAGAGTTCTACTAAATAA
- a CDS encoding transporter substrate-binding domain-containing protein — MKKFWFILTALVATCFLVACSGSQGVSPKTIKEKKKIVVATESEFAPFEFKSLVNGKDTLVGADIELAKAIGEKLGVKVEFSVMSFDNVLANVQSGKADIAIAGISVTDERKKVYDFSDSYYTSENVVIVKKDKVNDYTSTDSLAKQTVGTQKGSVQETVAKKQIPKASVVSLASNGEMINELKSGQLQAVVLEKAIAEGYIAQNDDLTLANFNLKSDGTDAYAVATRKGSDDLLKEINAVIKETKDSGKFDQWLKEASTYKQSK; from the coding sequence ATGAAGAAATTTTGGTTTATCCTTACAGCTCTAGTCGCCACGTGCTTTCTAGTTGCTTGTAGTGGAAGTCAGGGAGTAAGTCCCAAAACGATTAAGGAAAAGAAAAAAATTGTCGTGGCAACAGAATCTGAATTTGCGCCTTTTGAGTTCAAATCGTTGGTTAACGGCAAAGATACGCTGGTTGGAGCAGATATCGAGTTGGCCAAAGCTATCGGTGAAAAACTCGGTGTAAAGGTTGAATTTTCCGTGATGTCTTTTGATAATGTTCTTGCTAACGTGCAAAGTGGTAAAGCTGATATCGCCATTGCTGGTATTTCGGTGACAGACGAACGTAAGAAGGTTTATGATTTTTCAGACAGCTACTATACGTCAGAAAATGTAGTGATTGTCAAAAAAGACAAGGTAAATGACTACACAAGCACTGATAGTCTCGCTAAACAAACGGTCGGTACGCAAAAAGGGTCTGTCCAAGAAACCGTTGCTAAGAAACAAATCCCTAAGGCAAGTGTCGTATCACTAGCTTCAAATGGTGAAATGATTAACGAACTTAAATCAGGTCAGCTTCAAGCAGTTGTACTTGAGAAGGCCATTGCAGAAGGTTATATCGCTCAAAATGATGATTTAACCCTTGCCAACTTTAATCTCAAGTCAGATGGTACAGATGCTTATGCCGTCGCAACACGTAAGGGTTCAGATGACTTGCTTAAAGAAATCAATGCCGTCATCAAAGAGACTAAGGACTCTGGAAAATTTGACCAATGGTTGAAAGAAGCATCAACCTACAAACAAAGTAAGTAA